Proteins co-encoded in one Hemitrygon akajei unplaced genomic scaffold, sHemAka1.3 Scf000080, whole genome shotgun sequence genomic window:
- the LOC140722551 gene encoding uncharacterized protein: MATGGKWFWTAVKRFFPGNALMEDNQDTGSKVPKQRRIENGVPGGCTPAAEKAEQNQRRHRGIRDTDPYSGSSTSGVTVCDLGSSLKTELSNPQQGAEPESTISDLLAEGAEYRLYQLTKFYRDRLKQAIEEGVERLSWMLRQEGHFTAQEHGKVTELTEKGNQTESSRLFLSLVNGKGSRARRAMWESFVTCRTELPKLDRILREIQELDPDPQEYINIARGLSELPTQLMDNEWKSMSFHGRYRHDLSRLDFDKNGWLLIEGFIPETEGFLMATWEQFVSTKISKIQKQKTNKLKMINSDKDKRYNPTHYKILQH; encoded by the exons atggctacAG GTGGGAAATGGTTCTGGACAGCAGTCAAGAGATTCTTCCCAGGCAATGCATTGATGGAAGATAATCAGGACACGGGaagcaaggtaccaaagcagcGTCGGATTGAGAACGGTGTCCCAGGCGGATGCACTCCGGCCGCAGAGAAAGccgaacaaaatcagcgcagacacagAGGTATCAGGGACACTGATCCGTACTCTGGATCCAGCACAAGTGGGGTCACTGTCTGTGATCTTGGAAGCTCATTAAAGACGGAATTGTCAAATCCCCAACAAGGAGCag AGCCAGAGTCTacaatctctgacctcctggCAGAGGGGGCTGAATATCGACTATACCAACTGACAAAATTCTACAGGGACAGACTGAAACAAGCAATAGAAGAAGGTGTTGAAAGACTCAGTTGGATGTTGAGACAGGAGGGGCATTTCACTGCACAGGAACATGGG aaagtcactgagctgacagagaagggaaaccagacagagagttccagactcttcctcagtttggtgaatggcaaaggctcccgggcccggagggcgatgtgggaatcctttgtgacatgCAGGACTGAGTTACCaaagttggacagaatactgagggaaatacaggagctCG ACCCTGATCCACAGGAGTACATTAACATCGCCCGAGGGTTATCTGAATTACCCACTCAACTGATGG ATAACGAATGGAAGAGCATGTCCTTCCATGGAAGATATCGCCACGATTTGAGCAGACTAGATTTTGACAAGAACGGCTGGCTCTTAATTGAAGGTTtcatcccagaaacagaaggattTCTTATGGCAACATGGGAACAGTTTGTTAGCACGAAAATATctaaaatacaaaaacaaaagaccaacaaattgaaGATGATAAATTCAGACAAAGACAAGAgatacaatccaacacattacaagaTCCTGCAGCATTGA